One window of the Octopus sinensis linkage group LG3, ASM634580v1, whole genome shotgun sequence genome contains the following:
- the LOC115209507 gene encoding uncharacterized protein LOC115209507 isoform X5, with protein MFYKKPLKSASLATETKITRPNVKVSNHQTETESNPTVLRKVIYYQNRFVVIDTVQKNDLSPSLPKNSQNDTVEDSTAIGSSSEAKGVKNNIDNGSTKFSKLATIDEVPTEKEESSFEISEDPAERDKNNTNKKNMQDKNNAYLLSNKNNILYDNVENASNCSFLWSSHPSLSALTLAKTPSESSLIDSYEAIVSSSSKVVCPLASVNVIQASDVDLLGNVTMTAAAIAAAISGITINISNTTTAAVADPQVTCSTGKLLERVRTEKADASHLPTFLPSAGLASPADDAFSSHEDASDLRSHHRLDSAVTDSTAEDSPSKSSENSTKSPDSQDNIFQGVPTYKSHTQRESERSYNYDYQGEQREKTEEKKEEEIEAKRNKKDSCRRKEFKRNKYGRHSTGVNVTFPEKNVLKDSKHFKLTDCDNDDVSGDKRVLKEKQIGATDRGIIITSTTVKATTVTKRKPTSKTAATATTTTVRADAVARSSPASTASVAAASPVTMDTRSIEIIVNDENETSHVGYSSSSRGGGGGGAAGGEGGGCRRSREGTGDVDNFNSDGEPGNSSRVSGVRSLSGGSLPSGASLNATKGRTSVKRAASRNNSRASIQNKSSMEKNMTWKRISKILLDDRMGDIDDREKVLNLDEPGQYRVLKKVLNILFVTIGIALLLAVIVVVIYTAIAISKIV; from the coding sequence atgttctACAAAAAACCGTTAAAGTCTGCATCATTAGCGACAGAGACTAAAATCACAAGACCGAATGTTAAAGTTTCTAATCATCAAACTGAGACGGAAAGTAACCCTACCGTTTTGAGGAAGGTTATCTATTACCAGAACCGGTTTGTTGTGATAGATACCGTTCAGAAAAATGATCTGTCTCCGTCGCTTCCTAAAAATTCCCAAAATGATACAGTCGAGGATAGTACGGCCATTGGTTCTTCTAGTGAAGCAAAAGGtgttaaaaataatattgataacggTAGCACAAAATtctccaaattggcaactattgATGAGGTTCCGACGGAAAAAGAGGAAAGTTCATTTGAAATTAGTGAGGACCCTGCTGAAAgagataaaaacaatacaaataaaaagaatatgcaAGATAAAAATAATGCCTATCTGttaagtaataaaaataacattctgTATGATAATGTTGAAAATGCTTCTAACTGTTCATTTTTGTGGTCATCACACCCCAGTCTTAGTGCTTTAACTCTGGCAAAGACCCCTTCCGAGAGCAGCCTGATTGATAGCTACGAGGCGATCGTCTCTAGTAGTTCAAAAGTTGTATGTCCATTAGCGAGTGTAAATGTTATTCAAGCAAGCGACGTTGACTTACTCGGTAATGTGACAATGACAGCGGCAGCTATAGCCGCTGCGATCAGTGGCATCACTATCAATATTTCAAATACAACGACAGCTGCAGTAGCAGATCCCCAGGTAACCTGCAGCACCGGAAAATTGCTAGAGCGCGTGCGCACTGAAAAAGCTGATGCCAGTCACTTGCCTACATTCCTGCCATCAGCCGGCTTGGCCTCACCAGCAGACGACGCTTTCAGTTCGCATGAAGACGCGTCCGATCTCCGCAGCCACCATCGGCTTGATAGCGCTGTCACGGACAGCACAGCCGAAGATTCACCGAGCAAAAGTAGTGAAAACAGCACTAAATCTCCAGATAGCCAAGATAACATTTTTCAAGGAGTTCCCACTTATAAATCACACACTCAAAGAGAAAGTGAACGAAGCTACAATTACGATTATCAAGgtgaacagagagagaaaacagaagaaaaaaaagaagaggaaatagaAGCAAAACGAAATAAAAAGGACAGCTGTAGAaggaaagaatttaaaagaaataaatacggACGACACAGCACGGGTGTGAATGTAACTTTTCCTGAAAAAAATGTCCTTAAAgattcaaaacattttaaattgacAGACTGTGATAACGACGATGTCAGTGGTGATAAGAGagttttaaaagaaaagcaaatcGGCGCTACAGATAGAGGAATAATAATtacatcaacaacagtaaaagcaacAACGGTAACGAAAAGAAAACCAACATCAAAAACagcagctacagcaacaacaacaactgtcagAGCAGACGCAGTAGCAagatcatcaccagcatcaacagcatcagtagcagcagcatcccCAGTTACCATGGATACGCGGAGCATCGAGATAATAGTGAACGATGAAAACGAGACAAGTCATGTAgggtacagcagcagcagcagaggtggCGGGGGCGGCGGTGCagcaggaggagaaggaggaggatgcaGAAGAAGTAGGGAAGGAACTGGAGATGTAGACAATTTCAACAGCGACGGTGAACCCGGTAATAGTAGTCGTGTCAGTGGCGTCCGCTCCCTCAGCGGAGGGTCGCTCCCATCTGGTGCATCTCTGAACGCAACCAAGGGACGGACTTCGGTGAAAAGAGCTGCGAGTCGGAACAACAGCAGGGCTTCTATCCAGAATAAAAGCAGTATGGAGAAGAACATGACATGGAAAAGGATATCAAAGATACTGTTAGATGACCGGATGGGTGATATTGATGACCGTGAGAAGGTACTAAACCTAGATGAACCAGGGCAGTACCGAGTGTTGAAGAAAGTACTAAATATACTTTTTGTCACCATAGGGATCGCTCTGTTACTGGccgttattgtcgttgttatctACACTGCCATAG
- the LOC115209507 gene encoding uncharacterized protein LOC115209507 isoform X2, translating into MFYKKPLKSASLATETKITRPNVKVSNHQTETESNPTVLRKVIYYQNRFVVIDTVQKNDLSPSLPKNSQNDTVEDSTAIGSSSEAKGVKNNIDNGSTKFSKLATIDEVPTEKEESSFEISEDPAERDKNNTNKKNMQDKNNAYLLSNKNNILYDNVENASNCSFLWSSHPSLSALTLAKTPSESSLIDSYEAIVSSSSKVVCPLASVNVIQASDVDLLGNVTMTAAAIAAAISGITINISNTTTAAVADPQVTCSTGKLLERVRTEKADASHLPTFLPSAGLASPADDAFSSHEDASDLRSHHRLDSAVTDSTAEDSPSKSSENSTKSPDSQDNIFQGVPTYKSHTQRESERSYNYDYQGEQREKTEEKKEEEIEAKRNKKDSCRRKEFKRNKYGRHSTGVNVTFPEKNVLKDSKHFKLTDCDNDDVSGDKRVLKEKQIGATDRGIIITSTTVKATTVTKRKPTSKTAATATTTTVRADAVARSSPASTASVAAASPVTMDTRSIEIIVNDENETSHVGYSSSSRGGGGGGAAGGEGGGCRRSREGTGDVDNFNSDGEPGNSSRVSGVRSLSGGSLPSGASLNATKGRTSVKRAASRNNSRASIQNKSSMEKNMTWKRISKILLDDRMGDIDDREKVLNLDEPGQYRVLKKVLNILFVTIGIALLLAVIVVVIYTAIGMKYWMMSSKIDKTEGGWPLTFEESIHITGLQ; encoded by the coding sequence atgttctACAAAAAACCGTTAAAGTCTGCATCATTAGCGACAGAGACTAAAATCACAAGACCGAATGTTAAAGTTTCTAATCATCAAACTGAGACGGAAAGTAACCCTACCGTTTTGAGGAAGGTTATCTATTACCAGAACCGGTTTGTTGTGATAGATACCGTTCAGAAAAATGATCTGTCTCCGTCGCTTCCTAAAAATTCCCAAAATGATACAGTCGAGGATAGTACGGCCATTGGTTCTTCTAGTGAAGCAAAAGGtgttaaaaataatattgataacggTAGCACAAAATtctccaaattggcaactattgATGAGGTTCCGACGGAAAAAGAGGAAAGTTCATTTGAAATTAGTGAGGACCCTGCTGAAAgagataaaaacaatacaaataaaaagaatatgcaAGATAAAAATAATGCCTATCTGttaagtaataaaaataacattctgTATGATAATGTTGAAAATGCTTCTAACTGTTCATTTTTGTGGTCATCACACCCCAGTCTTAGTGCTTTAACTCTGGCAAAGACCCCTTCCGAGAGCAGCCTGATTGATAGCTACGAGGCGATCGTCTCTAGTAGTTCAAAAGTTGTATGTCCATTAGCGAGTGTAAATGTTATTCAAGCAAGCGACGTTGACTTACTCGGTAATGTGACAATGACAGCGGCAGCTATAGCCGCTGCGATCAGTGGCATCACTATCAATATTTCAAATACAACGACAGCTGCAGTAGCAGATCCCCAGGTAACCTGCAGCACCGGAAAATTGCTAGAGCGCGTGCGCACTGAAAAAGCTGATGCCAGTCACTTGCCTACATTCCTGCCATCAGCCGGCTTGGCCTCACCAGCAGACGACGCTTTCAGTTCGCATGAAGACGCGTCCGATCTCCGCAGCCACCATCGGCTTGATAGCGCTGTCACGGACAGCACAGCCGAAGATTCACCGAGCAAAAGTAGTGAAAACAGCACTAAATCTCCAGATAGCCAAGATAACATTTTTCAAGGAGTTCCCACTTATAAATCACACACTCAAAGAGAAAGTGAACGAAGCTACAATTACGATTATCAAGgtgaacagagagagaaaacagaagaaaaaaaagaagaggaaatagaAGCAAAACGAAATAAAAAGGACAGCTGTAGAaggaaagaatttaaaagaaataaatacggACGACACAGCACGGGTGTGAATGTAACTTTTCCTGAAAAAAATGTCCTTAAAgattcaaaacattttaaattgacAGACTGTGATAACGACGATGTCAGTGGTGATAAGAGagttttaaaagaaaagcaaatcGGCGCTACAGATAGAGGAATAATAATtacatcaacaacagtaaaagcaacAACGGTAACGAAAAGAAAACCAACATCAAAAACagcagctacagcaacaacaacaactgtcagAGCAGACGCAGTAGCAagatcatcaccagcatcaacagcatcagtagcagcagcatcccCAGTTACCATGGATACGCGGAGCATCGAGATAATAGTGAACGATGAAAACGAGACAAGTCATGTAgggtacagcagcagcagcagaggtggCGGGGGCGGCGGTGCagcaggaggagaaggaggaggatgcaGAAGAAGTAGGGAAGGAACTGGAGATGTAGACAATTTCAACAGCGACGGTGAACCCGGTAATAGTAGTCGTGTCAGTGGCGTCCGCTCCCTCAGCGGAGGGTCGCTCCCATCTGGTGCATCTCTGAACGCAACCAAGGGACGGACTTCGGTGAAAAGAGCTGCGAGTCGGAACAACAGCAGGGCTTCTATCCAGAATAAAAGCAGTATGGAGAAGAACATGACATGGAAAAGGATATCAAAGATACTGTTAGATGACCGGATGGGTGATATTGATGACCGTGAGAAGGTACTAAACCTAGATGAACCAGGGCAGTACCGAGTGTTGAAGAAAGTACTAAATATACTTTTTGTCACCATAGGGATCGCTCTGTTACTGGccgttattgtcgttgttatctACACTGCCATAG
- the LOC115209507 gene encoding uncharacterized protein LOC115209507 isoform X4, with translation MFYKKPLKSASLATETKITRPNVKVSNHQTETESNPTVLRKVIYYQNRFVVIDTVQKNDLSPSLPKNSQNDTVEDSTAIGSSSEAKGVKNNIDNGSTKFSKLATIDEVPTEKEESSFEISEDPAERDKNNTNKKNMQDKNNAYLLSNKNNILYDNVENASNCSFLWSSHPSLSALTLAKTPSESSLIDSYEAIVSSSSKVVCPLASVNVIQASDVDLLGNVTMTAAAIAAAISGITINISNTTTAAVADPQVTCSTGKLLERVRTEKADASHLPTFLPSAGLASPADDAFSSHEDASDLRSHHRLDSAVTDSTAEDSPSKSSENSTKSPDSQDNIFQGVPTYKSHTQRESERSYNYDYQGEQREKTEEKKEEEIEAKRNKKDSCRRKEFKRNKYGRHSTGVNVTFPEKNVLKDSKHFKLTDCDNDDVSGDKRVLKEKQIGATDRGIIITSTTVKATTVTKRKPTSKTAATATTTTVRADAVARSSPASTASVAAASPVTMDTRSIEIIVNDENETSHVGYSSSSRGGGGGGAAGGEGGGCRRSREGTGDVDNFNSDGEPGNSSRVSGVRSLSGGSLPSGASLNATKGRTSVKRAASRNNSRASIQNKSSMEKNMTWKRISKILLDDRMGDIDDREKVLNLDEPGQYRVLKKVLNILFVTIGIALLLAVIVVVIYTAIEADMLCS, from the coding sequence atgttctACAAAAAACCGTTAAAGTCTGCATCATTAGCGACAGAGACTAAAATCACAAGACCGAATGTTAAAGTTTCTAATCATCAAACTGAGACGGAAAGTAACCCTACCGTTTTGAGGAAGGTTATCTATTACCAGAACCGGTTTGTTGTGATAGATACCGTTCAGAAAAATGATCTGTCTCCGTCGCTTCCTAAAAATTCCCAAAATGATACAGTCGAGGATAGTACGGCCATTGGTTCTTCTAGTGAAGCAAAAGGtgttaaaaataatattgataacggTAGCACAAAATtctccaaattggcaactattgATGAGGTTCCGACGGAAAAAGAGGAAAGTTCATTTGAAATTAGTGAGGACCCTGCTGAAAgagataaaaacaatacaaataaaaagaatatgcaAGATAAAAATAATGCCTATCTGttaagtaataaaaataacattctgTATGATAATGTTGAAAATGCTTCTAACTGTTCATTTTTGTGGTCATCACACCCCAGTCTTAGTGCTTTAACTCTGGCAAAGACCCCTTCCGAGAGCAGCCTGATTGATAGCTACGAGGCGATCGTCTCTAGTAGTTCAAAAGTTGTATGTCCATTAGCGAGTGTAAATGTTATTCAAGCAAGCGACGTTGACTTACTCGGTAATGTGACAATGACAGCGGCAGCTATAGCCGCTGCGATCAGTGGCATCACTATCAATATTTCAAATACAACGACAGCTGCAGTAGCAGATCCCCAGGTAACCTGCAGCACCGGAAAATTGCTAGAGCGCGTGCGCACTGAAAAAGCTGATGCCAGTCACTTGCCTACATTCCTGCCATCAGCCGGCTTGGCCTCACCAGCAGACGACGCTTTCAGTTCGCATGAAGACGCGTCCGATCTCCGCAGCCACCATCGGCTTGATAGCGCTGTCACGGACAGCACAGCCGAAGATTCACCGAGCAAAAGTAGTGAAAACAGCACTAAATCTCCAGATAGCCAAGATAACATTTTTCAAGGAGTTCCCACTTATAAATCACACACTCAAAGAGAAAGTGAACGAAGCTACAATTACGATTATCAAGgtgaacagagagagaaaacagaagaaaaaaaagaagaggaaatagaAGCAAAACGAAATAAAAAGGACAGCTGTAGAaggaaagaatttaaaagaaataaatacggACGACACAGCACGGGTGTGAATGTAACTTTTCCTGAAAAAAATGTCCTTAAAgattcaaaacattttaaattgacAGACTGTGATAACGACGATGTCAGTGGTGATAAGAGagttttaaaagaaaagcaaatcGGCGCTACAGATAGAGGAATAATAATtacatcaacaacagtaaaagcaacAACGGTAACGAAAAGAAAACCAACATCAAAAACagcagctacagcaacaacaacaactgtcagAGCAGACGCAGTAGCAagatcatcaccagcatcaacagcatcagtagcagcagcatcccCAGTTACCATGGATACGCGGAGCATCGAGATAATAGTGAACGATGAAAACGAGACAAGTCATGTAgggtacagcagcagcagcagaggtggCGGGGGCGGCGGTGCagcaggaggagaaggaggaggatgcaGAAGAAGTAGGGAAGGAACTGGAGATGTAGACAATTTCAACAGCGACGGTGAACCCGGTAATAGTAGTCGTGTCAGTGGCGTCCGCTCCCTCAGCGGAGGGTCGCTCCCATCTGGTGCATCTCTGAACGCAACCAAGGGACGGACTTCGGTGAAAAGAGCTGCGAGTCGGAACAACAGCAGGGCTTCTATCCAGAATAAAAGCAGTATGGAGAAGAACATGACATGGAAAAGGATATCAAAGATACTGTTAGATGACCGGATGGGTGATATTGATGACCGTGAGAAGGTACTAAACCTAGATGAACCAGGGCAGTACCGAGTGTTGAAGAAAGTACTAAATATACTTTTTGTCACCATAGGGATCGCTCTGTTACTGGccgttattgtcgttgttatctACACTGCCATAG
- the LOC115209507 gene encoding uncharacterized protein LOC115209507 isoform X3 — MFYKKPLKSASLATETKITRPNVKVSNHQTETESNPTVLRKVIYYQNRFVVIDTVQKNDLSPSLPKNSQNDTVEDSTAIGSSSEAKGVKNNIDNGSTKFSKLATIDEVPTEKEESSFEISEDPAERDKNNTNKKNMQDKNNAYLLSNKNNILYDNVENASNCSFLWSSHPSLSALTLAKTPSESSLIDSYEAIVSSSSKVVCPLASVNVIQASDVDLLGNVTMTAAAIAAAISGITINISNTTTAAVADPQVTCSTGKLLERVRTEKADASHLPTFLPSAGLASPADDAFSSHEDASDLRSHHRLDSAVTDSTAEDSPSKSSENSTKSPDSQDNIFQGVPTYKSHTQRESERSYNYDYQGEQREKTEEKKEEEIEAKRNKKDSCRRKEFKRNKYGRHSTGVNVTFPEKNVLKDSKHFKLTDCDNDDVSGDKRVLKEKQIGATDRGIIITSTTVKATTVTKRKPTSKTAATATTTTVRADAVARSSPASTASVAAASPVTMDTRSIEIIVNDENETSHVGYSSSSRGGGGGGAAGGEGGGCRRSREGTGDVDNFNSDGEPGNSSRVSGVRSLSGGSLPSGASLNATKGRTSVKRAASRNNSRASIQNKSSMEKNMTWKRISKILLDDRMGDIDDREKVLNLDEPGQYRVLKKVLNILFVTIGIALLLAVIVVVIYTAIVFIHPRLPYIALESKYVLLSKSYK, encoded by the coding sequence atgttctACAAAAAACCGTTAAAGTCTGCATCATTAGCGACAGAGACTAAAATCACAAGACCGAATGTTAAAGTTTCTAATCATCAAACTGAGACGGAAAGTAACCCTACCGTTTTGAGGAAGGTTATCTATTACCAGAACCGGTTTGTTGTGATAGATACCGTTCAGAAAAATGATCTGTCTCCGTCGCTTCCTAAAAATTCCCAAAATGATACAGTCGAGGATAGTACGGCCATTGGTTCTTCTAGTGAAGCAAAAGGtgttaaaaataatattgataacggTAGCACAAAATtctccaaattggcaactattgATGAGGTTCCGACGGAAAAAGAGGAAAGTTCATTTGAAATTAGTGAGGACCCTGCTGAAAgagataaaaacaatacaaataaaaagaatatgcaAGATAAAAATAATGCCTATCTGttaagtaataaaaataacattctgTATGATAATGTTGAAAATGCTTCTAACTGTTCATTTTTGTGGTCATCACACCCCAGTCTTAGTGCTTTAACTCTGGCAAAGACCCCTTCCGAGAGCAGCCTGATTGATAGCTACGAGGCGATCGTCTCTAGTAGTTCAAAAGTTGTATGTCCATTAGCGAGTGTAAATGTTATTCAAGCAAGCGACGTTGACTTACTCGGTAATGTGACAATGACAGCGGCAGCTATAGCCGCTGCGATCAGTGGCATCACTATCAATATTTCAAATACAACGACAGCTGCAGTAGCAGATCCCCAGGTAACCTGCAGCACCGGAAAATTGCTAGAGCGCGTGCGCACTGAAAAAGCTGATGCCAGTCACTTGCCTACATTCCTGCCATCAGCCGGCTTGGCCTCACCAGCAGACGACGCTTTCAGTTCGCATGAAGACGCGTCCGATCTCCGCAGCCACCATCGGCTTGATAGCGCTGTCACGGACAGCACAGCCGAAGATTCACCGAGCAAAAGTAGTGAAAACAGCACTAAATCTCCAGATAGCCAAGATAACATTTTTCAAGGAGTTCCCACTTATAAATCACACACTCAAAGAGAAAGTGAACGAAGCTACAATTACGATTATCAAGgtgaacagagagagaaaacagaagaaaaaaaagaagaggaaatagaAGCAAAACGAAATAAAAAGGACAGCTGTAGAaggaaagaatttaaaagaaataaatacggACGACACAGCACGGGTGTGAATGTAACTTTTCCTGAAAAAAATGTCCTTAAAgattcaaaacattttaaattgacAGACTGTGATAACGACGATGTCAGTGGTGATAAGAGagttttaaaagaaaagcaaatcGGCGCTACAGATAGAGGAATAATAATtacatcaacaacagtaaaagcaacAACGGTAACGAAAAGAAAACCAACATCAAAAACagcagctacagcaacaacaacaactgtcagAGCAGACGCAGTAGCAagatcatcaccagcatcaacagcatcagtagcagcagcatcccCAGTTACCATGGATACGCGGAGCATCGAGATAATAGTGAACGATGAAAACGAGACAAGTCATGTAgggtacagcagcagcagcagaggtggCGGGGGCGGCGGTGCagcaggaggagaaggaggaggatgcaGAAGAAGTAGGGAAGGAACTGGAGATGTAGACAATTTCAACAGCGACGGTGAACCCGGTAATAGTAGTCGTGTCAGTGGCGTCCGCTCCCTCAGCGGAGGGTCGCTCCCATCTGGTGCATCTCTGAACGCAACCAAGGGACGGACTTCGGTGAAAAGAGCTGCGAGTCGGAACAACAGCAGGGCTTCTATCCAGAATAAAAGCAGTATGGAGAAGAACATGACATGGAAAAGGATATCAAAGATACTGTTAGATGACCGGATGGGTGATATTGATGACCGTGAGAAGGTACTAAACCTAGATGAACCAGGGCAGTACCGAGTGTTGAAGAAAGTACTAAATATACTTTTTGTCACCATAGGGATCGCTCTGTTACTGGccgttattgtcgttgttatctACACTGCCATAG
- the LOC115209507 gene encoding uncharacterized protein LOC115209507 isoform X1 — translation MFYKKPLKSASLATETKITRPNVKVSNHQTETESNPTVLRKVIYYQNRFVVIDTVQKNDLSPSLPKNSQNDTVEDSTAIGSSSEAKGVKNNIDNGSTKFSKLATIDEVPTEKEESSFEISEDPAERDKNNTNKKNMQDKNNAYLLSNKNNILYDNVENASNCSFLWSSHPSLSALTLAKTPSESSLIDSYEAIVSSSSKVVCPLASVNVIQASDVDLLGNVTMTAAAIAAAISGITINISNTTTAAVADPQVTCSTGKLLERVRTEKADASHLPTFLPSAGLASPADDAFSSHEDASDLRSHHRLDSAVTDSTAEDSPSKSSENSTKSPDSQDNIFQGVPTYKSHTQRESERSYNYDYQGEQREKTEEKKEEEIEAKRNKKDSCRRKEFKRNKYGRHSTGVNVTFPEKNVLKDSKHFKLTDCDNDDVSGDKRVLKEKQIGATDRGIIITSTTVKATTVTKRKPTSKTAATATTTTVRADAVARSSPASTASVAAASPVTMDTRSIEIIVNDENETSHVGYSSSSRGGGGGGAAGGEGGGCRRSREGTGDVDNFNSDGEPGNSSRVSGVRSLSGGSLPSGASLNATKGRTSVKRAASRNNSRASIQNKSSMEKNMTWKRISKILLDDRMGDIDDREKVLNLDEPGQYRVLKKVLNILFVTIGIALLLAVIVVVIYTAIGIELGSRKENSEFLNDLHRMPFYKSTLKTKNRI, via the coding sequence atgttctACAAAAAACCGTTAAAGTCTGCATCATTAGCGACAGAGACTAAAATCACAAGACCGAATGTTAAAGTTTCTAATCATCAAACTGAGACGGAAAGTAACCCTACCGTTTTGAGGAAGGTTATCTATTACCAGAACCGGTTTGTTGTGATAGATACCGTTCAGAAAAATGATCTGTCTCCGTCGCTTCCTAAAAATTCCCAAAATGATACAGTCGAGGATAGTACGGCCATTGGTTCTTCTAGTGAAGCAAAAGGtgttaaaaataatattgataacggTAGCACAAAATtctccaaattggcaactattgATGAGGTTCCGACGGAAAAAGAGGAAAGTTCATTTGAAATTAGTGAGGACCCTGCTGAAAgagataaaaacaatacaaataaaaagaatatgcaAGATAAAAATAATGCCTATCTGttaagtaataaaaataacattctgTATGATAATGTTGAAAATGCTTCTAACTGTTCATTTTTGTGGTCATCACACCCCAGTCTTAGTGCTTTAACTCTGGCAAAGACCCCTTCCGAGAGCAGCCTGATTGATAGCTACGAGGCGATCGTCTCTAGTAGTTCAAAAGTTGTATGTCCATTAGCGAGTGTAAATGTTATTCAAGCAAGCGACGTTGACTTACTCGGTAATGTGACAATGACAGCGGCAGCTATAGCCGCTGCGATCAGTGGCATCACTATCAATATTTCAAATACAACGACAGCTGCAGTAGCAGATCCCCAGGTAACCTGCAGCACCGGAAAATTGCTAGAGCGCGTGCGCACTGAAAAAGCTGATGCCAGTCACTTGCCTACATTCCTGCCATCAGCCGGCTTGGCCTCACCAGCAGACGACGCTTTCAGTTCGCATGAAGACGCGTCCGATCTCCGCAGCCACCATCGGCTTGATAGCGCTGTCACGGACAGCACAGCCGAAGATTCACCGAGCAAAAGTAGTGAAAACAGCACTAAATCTCCAGATAGCCAAGATAACATTTTTCAAGGAGTTCCCACTTATAAATCACACACTCAAAGAGAAAGTGAACGAAGCTACAATTACGATTATCAAGgtgaacagagagagaaaacagaagaaaaaaaagaagaggaaatagaAGCAAAACGAAATAAAAAGGACAGCTGTAGAaggaaagaatttaaaagaaataaatacggACGACACAGCACGGGTGTGAATGTAACTTTTCCTGAAAAAAATGTCCTTAAAgattcaaaacattttaaattgacAGACTGTGATAACGACGATGTCAGTGGTGATAAGAGagttttaaaagaaaagcaaatcGGCGCTACAGATAGAGGAATAATAATtacatcaacaacagtaaaagcaacAACGGTAACGAAAAGAAAACCAACATCAAAAACagcagctacagcaacaacaacaactgtcagAGCAGACGCAGTAGCAagatcatcaccagcatcaacagcatcagtagcagcagcatcccCAGTTACCATGGATACGCGGAGCATCGAGATAATAGTGAACGATGAAAACGAGACAAGTCATGTAgggtacagcagcagcagcagaggtggCGGGGGCGGCGGTGCagcaggaggagaaggaggaggatgcaGAAGAAGTAGGGAAGGAACTGGAGATGTAGACAATTTCAACAGCGACGGTGAACCCGGTAATAGTAGTCGTGTCAGTGGCGTCCGCTCCCTCAGCGGAGGGTCGCTCCCATCTGGTGCATCTCTGAACGCAACCAAGGGACGGACTTCGGTGAAAAGAGCTGCGAGTCGGAACAACAGCAGGGCTTCTATCCAGAATAAAAGCAGTATGGAGAAGAACATGACATGGAAAAGGATATCAAAGATACTGTTAGATGACCGGATGGGTGATATTGATGACCGTGAGAAGGTACTAAACCTAGATGAACCAGGGCAGTACCGAGTGTTGAAGAAAGTACTAAATATACTTTTTGTCACCATAGGGATCGCTCTGTTACTGGccgttattgtcgttgttatctACACTGCCATAG